The proteins below come from a single uncultured delta proteobacterium genomic window:
- a CDS encoding hypothetical protein (Evidence 5 : No homology to any previously reported sequences): MLHGNFQAFLAPNAFDTLVVYSPPVHPQQIRNGSIAVAAISTGVVDNRFTDQNIVGCRFRLVTLRTTILGKNGASLTLAYSQFFTDTLNATAATGGA, encoded by the coding sequence GTGCTTCATGGGAATTTTCAAGCCTTCCTGGCGCCAAATGCGTTCGACACGCTTGTAGTTTATTCCCCACCCGTCCATCCGCAACAAATCCGTAATGGCTCTATAGCCGTAGCGGCCATAAGCACTGGCGTAGTTGATAACCGCTTCACGGACCAGAATATTGTAGGCTGTCGTTTTCGTCTGGTAACGCTGCGTACAACGATTCTGGGCAAGAACGGCGCAAGCCTTACGCTCGCTTACAGCCAGTTTTTCACGGACACGCTCAATGCAACTGCGGCGACGGGCGGGGCTTAG
- the lcrS gene encoding Low calcium response locus protein S, with the protein MDLGGRKMAKKTFTPEQIIFKLREVEVLVGQGETVVSACRSIAVTEQTYYRWRKEYGGMRTEQVKRLKELEKENTRLKRVVADLSLEKAILTEAAKGNF; encoded by the coding sequence ATGGACTTGGGAGGACGGAAAATGGCTAAGAAAACATTTACCCCGGAACAGATTATCTTTAAGCTTCGGGAAGTAGAAGTTCTTGTCGGACAGGGTGAAACGGTCGTTAGCGCCTGCCGCAGCATTGCAGTTACCGAACAAACTTATTACCGTTGGCGTAAAGAATACGGTGGTATGCGGACTGAGCAGGTCAAGCGCCTTAAAGAGCTCGAAAAAGAAAATACCCGGTTAAAGCGGGTTGTAGCTGACCTTAGCCTGGAAAAAGCTATTTTGACGGAGGCTGCCAAGGGAAACTTCTAA
- a CDS encoding hypothetical protein (Evidence 5 : No homology to any previously reported sequences) produces MIHPERLTRYEEWQDYIKRDALCRQLEKEYGLAVDFGRDKNRQKQRLQEKAAIRDGRGRTRHQHQSFGAAQLLEDLE; encoded by the coding sequence ATGATTCACCCGGAACGGCTTACCCGGTATGAAGAATGGCAAGACTATATTAAACGGGATGCCCTATGCCGCCAGCTTGAAAAAGAATATGGGCTGGCCGTCGATTTTGGCCGGGACAAGAACCGGCAAAAACAGCGCCTACAGGAAAAGGCGGCTATCCGTGATGGTCGCGGACGAACACGGCATCAGCATCAGTCATTCGGCGCTGCACAACTACTGGAGGACCTGGAGTGA
- a CDS encoding hypothetical protein (Evidence 5 : No homology to any previously reported sequences): MSFDAPSRHTMIYNAEPLILFSYNQSGQKTLIRIASRQTSFERMVDDTPHRGHALTRNVRFILCGKDLSNSFPALSTALALVKIYEHRQFGAGTKKMTMGLPQADDEYLQLFCESISYKDQYDGLKIGWITRKNDAEAKQSHVMHIGYVHHFRNALHRAMGWIAPAAEIAAATLTAKIPPKRPVDSVAPGKKSPRELFELPSGQAVRTIIMELHGEAANHPENHEYDWLALAPKAYPESIRALRQFRLIEAYFERHTNT, translated from the coding sequence GTGAGCTTTGATGCCCCGTCCCGCCACACGATGATTTACAACGCGGAGCCGCTGATTCTTTTCTCTTACAATCAGAGTGGCCAGAAGACGTTGATACGCATCGCCTCGCGGCAAACCAGTTTCGAGCGCATGGTGGACGACACGCCGCACAGAGGGCACGCCCTTACCAGAAATGTACGCTTCATCCTCTGCGGCAAGGATTTGTCCAACTCGTTTCCGGCCTTGAGCACGGCGCTCGCGCTGGTGAAAATTTACGAGCATCGCCAGTTTGGCGCCGGCACGAAAAAGATGACCATGGGGCTGCCGCAGGCTGATGACGAATATCTGCAACTGTTCTGCGAATCCATTTCCTACAAGGATCAATATGACGGCCTGAAAATCGGCTGGATTACACGAAAAAACGATGCCGAGGCCAAGCAGTCGCACGTCATGCACATCGGCTATGTCCACCATTTTCGTAACGCTCTGCATCGGGCCATGGGGTGGATTGCACCGGCCGCCGAAATCGCCGCCGCCACATTGACGGCGAAAATACCACCGAAGCGCCCTGTTGACAGCGTCGCGCCGGGAAAGAAAAGCCCGAGGGAACTCTTCGAGCTGCCTTCAGGCCAAGCCGTCAGAACCATCATCATGGAATTGCACGGGGAAGCCGCAAACCATCCCGAAAACCACGAATACGACTGGCTCGCGCTCGCGCCGAAAGCCTACCCGGAAAGCATCCGCGCTCTGCGTCAGTTCAGACTGATTGAGGCCTATTTTGAGCGTCATACCAACACGTAA
- a CDS encoding hypothetical protein (Evidence 5 : No homology to any previously reported sequences), producing MQRYTEIFVDPECLPRIDATLVSDPDYRDRLLKSARYGLGPYIKFVSNLRGVFGRKDVLSWLDPLVDQFLVQFWDMPASPGEHHAYPWGYVLHGLYVGCAEAEKASQWRPHGAFSSQERKHAELLGFAVLAHFYTGLVRNTYRLYEYTIVSAAAAGSVTFDPARGSDMVLDFKLRHPNHTVVWNELGGSRTKFGCVHFMESLQEDVRRQIPDTAMQALDFLAHEGRHESEDASIARDAELSQHPSTEERYRLGFSAYFNERAGETNPAGHVYRLDETWTAVDAAQFFEKLRMLIDGVHSLDGITGYLLRQNILAGSHEPHALKTAFQIRYPDGKTISKDERKLCFIATPYLRSVCPVLDSSAGEILFTDKGKLLLRGLGIQASVEDGNFCHERSGTASSPATIDNAPSGALNEWGRAILCRMQNYTAQDIDMDNGWLFVADDRVYAAAQVILTIVSTIKSRRQCTLKDVWQEMEDAGFLLSLPRSQEFEVYAPSGETRRMSGLFFEFSLPEELHSDILRSVFVGDAFTNPDTNRRVGF from the coding sequence ATGCAGCGTTATACTGAAATTTTTGTCGACCCTGAATGCCTGCCGCGTATCGACGCGACTCTCGTTTCCGACCCCGATTATCGCGACAGGCTGCTCAAATCCGCACGGTACGGACTTGGACCCTATATCAAATTTGTGAGCAATCTCCGAGGAGTGTTTGGGAGAAAGGACGTTCTGTCCTGGCTGGACCCTCTCGTGGATCAGTTTTTGGTCCAATTCTGGGATATGCCGGCCTCTCCCGGCGAACACCATGCCTACCCCTGGGGATATGTCCTGCACGGTCTGTATGTAGGATGCGCCGAGGCGGAAAAGGCTTCGCAATGGAGGCCGCACGGAGCTTTCAGCAGCCAGGAACGGAAGCATGCAGAACTTTTGGGATTTGCCGTTCTGGCCCACTTTTACACAGGGCTCGTCCGGAACACATACAGGCTGTATGAATACACAATCGTGTCCGCTGCCGCTGCCGGGTCGGTCACGTTTGATCCGGCGCGGGGCAGCGATATGGTTTTGGATTTCAAATTGCGGCACCCAAACCATACTGTGGTGTGGAATGAACTTGGAGGCTCACGGACGAAATTCGGATGTGTCCATTTCATGGAGTCATTGCAGGAAGACGTGCGGCGGCAAATTCCCGACACTGCAATGCAGGCATTGGATTTCCTCGCGCACGAAGGGCGCCATGAGAGCGAAGACGCGAGCATCGCCCGTGATGCCGAGCTTTCGCAACACCCGTCCACGGAGGAACGCTATCGGCTCGGCTTTTCCGCCTACTTCAATGAACGCGCGGGAGAAACGAATCCGGCAGGCCATGTCTACAGGCTGGATGAAACCTGGACGGCCGTGGACGCGGCGCAGTTCTTCGAGAAACTCCGCATGCTTATTGACGGCGTGCATTCCCTTGACGGCATCACGGGGTATCTCCTGCGGCAAAACATACTCGCGGGAAGCCATGAGCCGCATGCGCTGAAAACCGCTTTCCAGATCCGCTATCCTGACGGCAAAACCATTTCCAAAGATGAAAGGAAACTATGTTTTATCGCGACGCCGTACTTGCGCTCCGTGTGTCCCGTTCTGGATTCGTCGGCCGGGGAGATACTTTTTACTGATAAGGGCAAACTGTTATTGCGTGGATTGGGAATACAAGCGTCAGTCGAAGACGGAAATTTTTGCCATGAGCGAAGCGGTACGGCTTCCTCTCCGGCAACAATCGATAATGCCCCCTCCGGTGCGCTGAATGAATGGGGGAGAGCCATACTATGCCGCATGCAAAACTATACCGCGCAGGACATCGACATGGATAACGGATGGCTGTTTGTCGCCGATGACAGAGTGTATGCCGCGGCCCAAGTTATACTGACAATAGTAAGCACGATTAAGAGCCGGCGGCAATGCACGCTGAAGGATGTCTGGCAAGAAATGGAAGATGCCGGATTCCTGCTCTCCCTTCCCCGTTCGCAGGAGTTTGAGGTGTACGCCCCGAGCGGAGAAACTAGACGAATGTCCGGGCTGTTCTTTGAATTCAGCCTCCCTGAGGAGCTGCATAGCGATATCCTGCGCTCGGTGTTTGTTGGTGATGCGTTTACCAACCCGGATACCAACAGGCGGGTGGGATTTTGA
- a CDS encoding membrane hypothetical protein (Evidence 5 : No homology to any previously reported sequences) has product MPTQPTSSSLARREAALTGVGFALGFGWLWFPALQGFWLPEFLWGGVFDGGGTSFFCVLLPAGFFSVGLWGGGIRFLRGIRLFRFFAGNNAPADSSGNNGTGDLRASRLFHWVHAAAFALMAVSLLPPAPTSGVGLYLPVIAMALAALLQGLFWGGAMLALPSRLAAASFVVAASAAAVFSGLVSLLPSGSGHGRTIVLLLAVLMAWAAAYALARVLRLPRPEPKRPRGRPAKNAEPETEEAPEAGGRHAATGRLALYAAGAAIMLSALEAGLAERIFSPSAFFVFPWAAGLLTALGAVMGFILCGNGVSADNGAQDVSLASVPAGPGRLFMGRLLAVPLFSALQPTTAICLALGLCSIALALPEPFASPFVFALLSTAEGFISVAAVIVLAQLPQSPPLRRAALALGVAFVLSNLGSAAAGILALFSTSLDILTISRIAAGLIAAVALLLFAAYRRQTRVKESPDAEPVQEIAPTEPETTATIFTARERELLSLIRQGLNNREIAETLHVQEVTVRFHLRNLYQKTGLSEREELAAVNMPINGESERI; this is encoded by the coding sequence ATGCCCACACAGCCGACCTCATCCAGCCTTGCGCGGCGTGAAGCCGCCCTTACGGGCGTCGGCTTCGCCCTGGGCTTCGGCTGGCTGTGGTTTCCGGCTTTGCAAGGCTTCTGGCTGCCGGAATTTCTGTGGGGAGGCGTCTTTGACGGCGGCGGGACGAGCTTTTTTTGCGTTCTCCTGCCGGCGGGATTCTTCAGCGTGGGATTGTGGGGCGGCGGAATTCGGTTTTTGCGGGGGATACGGCTGTTCCGGTTCTTTGCAGGGAATAACGCCCCCGCTGATTCCAGCGGCAATAACGGTACCGGCGACCTTCGCGCCTCCCGTCTGTTTCACTGGGTGCACGCGGCCGCCTTCGCGCTGATGGCGGTTTCCTTGTTGCCTCCCGCGCCTACCAGCGGAGTGGGGCTGTATCTGCCCGTGATCGCCATGGCGCTGGCCGCGCTGCTTCAGGGCCTGTTCTGGGGCGGGGCCATGCTGGCCCTGCCTTCCCGACTTGCCGCCGCCTCTTTTGTCGTTGCCGCCTCTGCCGCCGCCGTGTTCAGCGGTCTTGTGTCGCTCCTCCCTTCCGGCTCCGGCCATGGGCGGACGATTGTACTGCTTTTGGCTGTGCTCATGGCCTGGGCGGCGGCGTACGCCCTTGCCCGCGTCCTGCGCCTTCCCCGGCCGGAACCCAAACGCCCCAGAGGCAGGCCGGCCAAAAACGCGGAGCCGGAAACCGAAGAGGCACCCGAAGCGGGCGGCAGGCATGCCGCAACCGGCCGCCTGGCTCTCTATGCCGCCGGCGCGGCCATCATGCTGTCGGCTCTTGAGGCGGGACTCGCTGAACGGATTTTTTCTCCTTCAGCCTTCTTTGTCTTCCCTTGGGCGGCAGGTCTGCTCACCGCTTTGGGCGCGGTCATGGGCTTCATTCTTTGCGGAAACGGCGTTTCAGCGGACAACGGGGCGCAGGACGTTTCCCTTGCATCGGTTCCGGCTGGTCCGGGGCGTCTTTTTATGGGCCGTCTTTTGGCCGTGCCTCTTTTTTCCGCCCTGCAACCAACCACTGCAATCTGCCTGGCCCTGGGGCTCTGCAGCATCGCTTTGGCGCTGCCGGAACCCTTTGCATCTCCGTTCGTATTTGCACTCCTGAGCACAGCGGAAGGTTTCATCAGCGTTGCGGCCGTGATCGTTCTGGCCCAATTGCCCCAGTCACCGCCGTTGCGCCGCGCTGCCCTGGCGCTGGGAGTCGCCTTTGTTCTCTCCAACCTGGGAAGCGCGGCCGCCGGAATCCTGGCCCTGTTTTCGACCTCCCTGGACATACTCACGATCTCCCGCATAGCGGCGGGCCTGATCGCGGCTGTGGCGCTTCTGCTCTTTGCCGCATACCGGCGGCAGACGCGCGTGAAGGAAAGCCCGGACGCCGAGCCGGTTCAGGAAATCGCGCCCACGGAACCGGAAACCACTGCCACCATCTTCACCGCGAGGGAACGGGAACTCCTCAGCCTGATCCGCCAGGGCTTGAACAACCGGGAAATCGCCGAAACCCTGCATGTGCAGGAAGTGACCGTGCGCTTTCACCTGCGCAACCTGTACCAGAAGACCGGCCTCAGCGAACGGGAGGAACTGGCGGCGGTGAATATGCCGATAAACGGCGAATCAGAACGTATTTGA
- a CDS encoding Peptidase M20, whose protein sequence is MRLFRVFPRIAALIVLCGFFPHFAPLSWAAPMNMPASIPQAPGQAVLQTLLNDIGKQRAEVIAIQRELVARPALNPEDGGEGEEAKARWIEEYLLQKGLPQAERIDVPDERVPAKVRPNLIIRYPGASERTLWIVGHLDTSPPGDLSQWTGSPWALRIVGDTIYGRGVEDNHQAITSGLILMESMARNRVTPPLSFGLVLHASGKYFFSGTYGLAAMLAVRPDLFKPGDLVVVPDQGNYEGSDLLVGEKGLLWLKITVTGKQVHSAFPYRGVNALDAGGSLIADLRGLHQRFAEKNALFDPPTSTFVPTAMISGNPQVNQIPGEFVFHMDCRLLLPYTADEVQGAVRTLADAAEKRDNVTITVERKYTIPTTPVTPPDALVVQAVRRAVLAELKVTAKPIGTGGATVAGELRAKGIPVLVWANVEGTGLAANEHITVTKLLEASRIFARILFDPEVANAPAWSAAGNTPQQGTGK, encoded by the coding sequence ATGCGCCTGTTCCGTGTATTCCCGCGTATCGCGGCGCTCATTGTCTTATGCGGCTTTTTTCCGCATTTCGCCCCGCTATCTTGGGCCGCGCCTATGAACATGCCCGCTTCCATCCCCCAGGCTCCGGGGCAGGCCGTGCTGCAAACGTTGCTGAACGACATCGGCAAACAGCGAGCGGAGGTTATCGCCATCCAGCGCGAGCTGGTGGCCCGCCCGGCGCTCAACCCCGAAGACGGTGGCGAGGGCGAGGAAGCCAAGGCGCGCTGGATTGAAGAGTATCTCCTCCAAAAAGGCCTGCCTCAGGCCGAGCGGATTGACGTGCCGGACGAGCGGGTACCAGCCAAGGTGAGGCCCAACCTGATTATCCGCTATCCTGGCGCTTCGGAACGTACTCTCTGGATTGTAGGGCACCTGGACACATCCCCGCCCGGCGATCTCAGTCAGTGGACCGGCTCGCCTTGGGCCTTGCGTATCGTTGGTGACACCATCTATGGCCGGGGCGTGGAAGACAACCATCAGGCTATCACTAGCGGGCTTATTCTGATGGAAAGCATGGCCCGTAACCGCGTCACCCCGCCTTTGTCCTTCGGGCTGGTATTGCATGCCAGCGGAAAATACTTTTTTTCAGGCACATACGGTCTTGCCGCCATGCTTGCGGTAAGACCCGATCTGTTCAAGCCCGGCGATTTGGTGGTGGTCCCCGACCAGGGCAATTACGAGGGCAGTGATTTGCTTGTTGGGGAAAAGGGTCTTCTCTGGCTGAAAATCACCGTCACCGGCAAGCAGGTGCATAGCGCGTTTCCGTATAGAGGCGTCAATGCGCTGGATGCCGGGGGCAGCCTGATAGCCGACCTGCGCGGCCTACATCAGCGCTTTGCGGAGAAAAACGCGCTATTTGACCCGCCCACATCCACCTTTGTGCCCACCGCGATGATCAGCGGCAACCCGCAAGTGAACCAAATACCGGGCGAGTTCGTCTTTCATATGGACTGCCGCCTGTTGCTTCCCTACACAGCGGACGAAGTACAGGGGGCTGTGCGCACTCTGGCCGATGCGGCGGAAAAACGGGATAACGTGACCATCACTGTGGAACGGAAGTACACCATACCCACGACCCCGGTCACGCCGCCGGACGCGCTGGTGGTCCAGGCGGTCAGGCGGGCAGTGCTGGCTGAACTCAAGGTAACGGCCAAACCCATCGGCACTGGAGGGGCGACCGTGGCGGGAGAACTGCGCGCCAAGGGTATACCCGTTTTGGTGTGGGCCAATGTGGAAGGCACAGGCTTGGCTGCCAACGAGCACATCACCGTTACCAAGCTGCTGGAGGCTTCCAGAATTTTCGCCCGCATCCTCTTTGACCCGGAAGTGGCCAATGCTCCGGCCTGGAGCGCCGCAGGCAACACGCCGCAACAGGGGACGGGAAAGTAG
- a CDS encoding conserved hypothetical protein (Evidence 4 : Homologs of previously reported genes of unknown function), giving the protein MYLLDTVALSEMRKRERNAGLAAWIGKQRDADLFVSVISIGELERGICSVAKKDAEFARTLGIWLDKLLMVYSDRILPVSLAAARRWGLLSASCGNAGADILLAATALEHDCAVVTRNVRHFEPTGVRTHNPWT; this is encoded by the coding sequence ATGTACCTTCTGGACACGGTGGCCCTTTCGGAAATGCGCAAGCGGGAGAGGAACGCGGGCCTTGCCGCCTGGATTGGAAAACAACGCGACGCGGACCTGTTCGTGAGCGTCATAAGCATCGGGGAGTTGGAGCGCGGCATTTGCTCCGTCGCCAAAAAAGACGCGGAATTCGCCAGAACTCTCGGAATATGGCTGGATAAGCTGCTTATGGTTTACAGCGACAGGATTTTGCCCGTTTCCCTCGCCGCCGCCCGGCGTTGGGGCCTCCTCAGCGCATCGTGCGGCAACGCGGGAGCGGACATTCTGCTTGCCGCCACGGCTCTGGAACATGATTGCGCTGTCGTCACCCGCAACGTCCGCCACTTCGAGCCGACCGGAGTGCGAACGCATAACCCCTGGACATAG
- a CDS encoding hypothetical protein (Evidence 5 : No homology to any previously reported sequences) — protein sequence MLQQWSLQDAKNKFSEVVNAARQGEPQLVTRRGEPAVVVLSAEAYEEMLRRERLNAPGFAEFLLSMPTAPSPDMEPGLEEDEAQTSPLTLREVDW from the coding sequence ATGCTCCAACAATGGTCATTGCAAGACGCCAAAAACAAGTTCAGCGAAGTGGTCAACGCCGCCCGCCAAGGCGAGCCGCAACTTGTCACCCGGCGCGGAGAGCCGGCCGTGGTCGTCCTTTCCGCCGAGGCCTATGAGGAAATGCTGCGCCGAGAACGCCTGAACGCTCCGGGCTTCGCCGAGTTCCTGCTGTCCATGCCAACCGCGCCTTCCCCAGACATGGAACCCGGTTTGGAAGAGGATGAGGCGCAAACATCGCCCCTGACCCTGCGGGAGGTGGACTGGTAA
- a CDS encoding hypothetical protein (Evidence 5 : No homology to any previously reported sequences), which translates to MVPSGKDISRSATHGKPGRAFFFGDLTEINYYISHYYLICAFLLFFRNIAQPNATDPGRLSTFSAGTKKF; encoded by the coding sequence TTGGTGCCCTCCGGGAAGGACATTAGCAGATCAGCTACCCACGGAAAACCCGGAAGAGCCTTTTTTTTCGGGGACCTAACAGAGATTAATTATTACATTTCACACTATTATCTAATTTGCGCATTTTTACTTTTTTTCCGCAACATCGCGCAACCTAACGCGACTGATCCGGGGAGACTCTCCACGTTTTCAGCCGGGACAAAAAAATTCTGA
- a CDS encoding transposase — translation MKDTDLYFRILGLTEPWFVEAVELDTAEGRVDIRVEHGPGVRWFCPTCGRELACRDHVEPRVWRHLDTCQFKTFLHARIPRVDCPEHGVLQVNVPWAESKARFTILMERLIIDVLTECATVTGARRILRITWDEAWGVMERAVRRGRERKQSNPSRYLGVDEKAFRKGHDYVTVVCDLIGSTVEYVADERKAESLEGYYLQFTKAQLERIKAVAMDMWEPYFKATLKHVPDAAGKIVHDRFHVMKHVGEAVDRVRKQEHRELTSQDDHRLKGTKFLWLYREENLPDKHRPALEALKTANLKVAKAWAMKESLNDVWKYLSTGWARRFVKRWLVWVNRSDLAPMRKVGGLIQRHLENILTFCRHRITNGVAEGLNSKIMAIKRKACGYRNREHFKTAIYFFCGGLDLYPASS, via the coding sequence ATGAAGGATACGGACCTATATTTTCGGATTCTGGGGCTGACCGAGCCCTGGTTTGTTGAGGCTGTTGAACTGGACACGGCGGAAGGTCGGGTAGACATCCGCGTGGAGCATGGTCCTGGTGTTCGCTGGTTTTGCCCTACTTGTGGTCGAGAGCTGGCTTGCCGCGACCATGTCGAGCCTCGTGTCTGGCGCCATCTGGACACGTGCCAGTTCAAGACGTTCCTGCATGCTCGGATTCCCCGAGTGGACTGCCCCGAGCATGGCGTCCTTCAGGTCAACGTGCCTTGGGCCGAGTCCAAGGCACGTTTCACCATATTGATGGAGCGATTGATCATCGACGTGCTGACCGAGTGCGCCACCGTAACAGGAGCGCGGCGCATCCTGCGCATCACCTGGGACGAAGCATGGGGTGTCATGGAAAGGGCGGTGCGCCGGGGCCGGGAGCGCAAGCAATCGAATCCCTCGCGGTATCTTGGCGTTGACGAGAAGGCATTCCGCAAGGGGCACGACTATGTGACCGTGGTTTGTGATCTGATCGGCAGCACGGTGGAGTATGTGGCCGACGAGCGTAAGGCCGAAAGCCTTGAGGGGTACTACCTTCAGTTCACCAAGGCTCAGTTGGAGCGGATCAAGGCCGTGGCCATGGACATGTGGGAGCCCTATTTTAAAGCTACGCTCAAACATGTGCCGGACGCGGCGGGGAAAATAGTTCACGATCGGTTCCACGTCATGAAACACGTAGGCGAGGCTGTGGACCGGGTACGCAAGCAAGAGCACCGCGAACTCACAAGTCAGGATGACCATCGACTCAAGGGCACGAAATTCCTCTGGCTATACCGGGAGGAGAATCTGCCGGACAAACACCGGCCAGCCCTGGAGGCCTTGAAGACAGCGAACCTCAAGGTGGCCAAGGCCTGGGCCATGAAGGAAAGCCTGAACGACGTCTGGAAGTACCTGAGCACGGGATGGGCCAGACGTTTTGTGAAGCGATGGCTGGTCTGGGTGAACAGGTCAGATCTTGCCCCAATGCGCAAAGTGGGCGGACTGATTCAGAGACATCTTGAGAACATCCTGACCTTCTGCCGCCACAGGATCACCAACGGCGTGGCCGAGGGCCTCAACAGCAAGATCATGGCCATCAAGAGGAAGGCTTGCGGTTATAGGAACCGGGAGCATTTCAAGACAGCCATCTACTTCTTCTGTGGTGGTCTGGACCTCTACCCGGCCAGTTCCTGA
- a CDS encoding Prostaglandin F synthase (fragment): protein MNLSSAKRLNNGVAMPFVGLGVWLAKHDETVQAVKWALEAGYRHIDTAKIYQNEAAVGQGVRESGLPRDQVFITTKLWNDDMRTGRQMEAFEESLKALGTEYVDLYLLHWAVDDVYIPSWNVLEKRFFRVFRG, encoded by the coding sequence ATGAACCTTTCTTCCGCGAAACGATTGAATAACGGGGTGGCGATGCCCTTTGTCGGCCTCGGCGTCTGGCTGGCGAAACATGACGAAACCGTCCAGGCCGTCAAATGGGCGTTGGAGGCCGGGTACCGGCATATCGATACCGCGAAGATCTATCAAAACGAGGCGGCCGTAGGCCAGGGCGTCAGAGAGAGCGGCCTGCCCCGCGATCAGGTTTTTATCACGACCAAGTTGTGGAATGACGATATGCGCACCGGCAGGCAGATGGAAGCCTTTGAGGAAAGCCTGAAGGCCCTGGGCACGGAGTATGTGGACCTCTACCTGCTGCACTGGGCGGTGGACGACGTGTATATCCCGTCGTGGAACGTGCTGGAGAAGAGGTTCTTCCGGGTTTTCCGTGGGTAA
- a CDS encoding conserved hypothetical protein (Evidence 4 : Homologs of previously reported genes of unknown function), giving the protein MLLMDSGGSMDSYSSLCASLFQAVSKSNHFRDLKVYYFHNCIKTHLYTTPRISYRESLKTDWVLNNLDGEYRVIIVGDALMDSSELMGSGYFAYKRDVPSGLQWLRRFKERYRHLVWLTPEDNDSLANTFWGESYLILKREVDMHTLTVENLTSVIKKLMVAR; this is encoded by the coding sequence ATGCTCCTGATGGACTCGGGCGGTTCCATGGACTCCTACAGCAGCTTGTGCGCCTCGCTCTTCCAGGCTGTCAGCAAGTCGAACCACTTCAGGGACCTGAAGGTTTATTACTTCCACAACTGCATCAAAACCCACCTGTATACGACCCCCCGGATTTCTTACAGGGAGTCCCTCAAGACCGATTGGGTCCTGAACAACCTTGACGGCGAATACAGGGTCATCATCGTGGGCGACGCGCTGATGGATTCCTCCGAGTTGATGGGCAGCGGGTATTTCGCCTACAAGCGGGACGTGCCGAGCGGCCTGCAATGGCTGCGGCGGTTCAAGGAGCGGTACCGCCATCTGGTCTGGTTGACCCCGGAGGACAACGACTCGCTGGCGAATACATTCTGGGGGGAGTCGTACCTTATCCTTAAACGCGAAGTGGACATGCATACGCTGACGGTCGAGAATCTGACCTCCGTGATAAAAAAACTTATGGTGGCGCGGTAA